One Candidatus Zixiibacteriota bacterium genomic window, CAGGAATTTGTTAACCAACCTCATTTAAGCAGCGCCATTGAATTTGCCGACCACCAAACAGGCGTTGTGTCCGCCAAACCCAAAGGAGTTGCTTAACGCGTAGTTGATTTCCGCCGCCCTTTTTCCTTCGGCGACGTAATCCAGATCACACAGTGGATCGGGATAATCGAGGTTGATCGTCGGGTGGACCATGCTGTCGGTAATGGACTTGATTGTAATAATCAACTCCAACGCGCCGGCTGAACCGAGCAGATGCCCGATGGCTGACTTGGTGGAGTTGCAGGGAATCTGTTTTGCATGCTCGCCAAGAACGTTCTTGATGGCGATTGTCTCGGAGATGTCGCCAAGATCGGTGGCTGTGCCATGGGTGTTGATGTAATCGATGTCCTCCGGTTTAAGACCGGCGTTTTTCAAAGCCATCTCCATGGCCCGGCTCGATCCGTAGCCTTCGGGGTGGGGAGCGGTAATGTGATGAGCGTCGGCGGTCATACCGGTGCCGAGAAGTTCGGCGTAGATATGAGCGCCGCGTGCCCGGGCATGCTCGAGTGATTCGAGAATAACCGTAGCTGCGCCCTCACCCATGACGAATCCGTCCCGTTCCTTGTCAAACGGTCGCGAAGCCCGTTGGGGCTCGTCGTTACGGGTTGACATGGCTCGCGCCTGACAGAAGCCGGCTATCGAAGTCGGCGTTATGGCCGCTTCAGCGCCACCGGCGATCATAATGTCCGCCTCGTCGCGCTGAATGATGTGGAAGGCGTCGGATATCGCATGGGCCGAGGAGGCACAGGCCGACACGGTGGCGTAGTTCGGTCCCCGGAAACCGTGGCGTATGGAGACCAGACCAGCGCACATATCGACGATCATCATGGGAATGAAGAACGGCGACACTCTTCCCGGACCGCCGCTCATGAAACGGCCGTGCTGGTTCTCGAATGTCTCGATGCCGCCGATCCCCGAGCCGATGACCACCCCGCAACGATCTTTGTCGATGTTGTCGAGATCGAGTCCGCTGTTTTTAAGAGCCTGCTCGGCCGAAAAGACCGAAAACTGCTCGGTTCGATCCATCCGCCGCAATTCTCTTTTATCGATGAACTCCGACGGATCGAAATCCTTGACCTCGGCCGCGATGCGAGTGGCGAATCCGTCGGCATCGAACCGGGTTATTTCACCCACGCCGGATTTTCCTTCCAGCAGGGCCTGCCAGGTATCGTCAACCGTCGAACCCAACGGGCTGACGATACCCATGCCTGTTATAACAATTCGCTTCCGCATGTCCCTTGTAGGCAGTGCTGCTCGCTCCGTCATTTCGAAAGCGAACTTACTTCTCCGAGTGTTCGTTTATATAGTTAACTGCATCCACAACGGAGACGATCTTTTCGGCGTCTTCGTCCGGAATTTCAATACCAAATTCTTCTTCGAGAGCCATGACCAGCTCGACCGTGTCGAGAGAGTCGGCGCCGAGATCGTCGACGAACTTAGCCGTATCGGTAACCTGCCCCGGCTCTACGCCCAACTGCTCAACGATGAGCTCCTTAACTTTCTCTTCAACTGACATTTGTTACACTCCTTAGTATGTTTCCAATTCCTTGTTTACTAACTCATGGTCATGCCGCCGTCGACCGGCAATACCTGACCGGTGATATAGGCGGCATCATCCGAAGCGAGAAAAGCCACGGCCGCAGCTACGTCATCGGCGCTGCCGATCCGACCCAGAGCCACCTTATCCAACATCGCATTCCGAGCCGCTTCCGGCAGGACTGCGGTCATATCGGTTTCGATGAATCCGGGGGCTACGGCATTGACCGTAATCCCTCTCGGTGCCAGTTCTCTGGCCGCCGAGCGAGTCAAACCGATCAATCCTGCCTTGGAGGCGGAGTAGTTGGTTTGCCCGACATTCCCGATCAAACCTACTATGGAAGAAATGTTGACGATCCTTCCGTAGCGTTGTTTCATCATGATCTTGGCGGCAGTTTTCGTGACAAGAAATGAACCTTTCAAATTGATGTCAAGTACCAGTTCCCAGTCCTTTGGGTCCATTCTTATCATCAAACCGTCACGGGTGATACCGGCGTTATTGACCACGATATCCACCCGTGAAAACTTTTCCATGACGCGTTCGAACAGGGCCGTAACGTCATCGACCTGTGTCACATTCGCTTTAATTCCGATAGCACTGCCGCCGATTTCGTTGGCAACCGTTTCGACCGTGGACTGGTCGATATCACTTATTACCACCCGGGCTCCAAGAGAAGCCAGCTTCTCGGCAATCTTGCGTCCGATTCCGCGAGCCGAGCCGGTAACAATGGCAACTTTGTCCTTGAAATCCATGTCGTTTCCCCTAACCGGCCAATGCGGACAATGTCTCGATATCGGCCAGCGTGTCCAGGTTAATCGATTTCTCCGGGCGCATGTCTCTTTTGGCCAGACCGCTTAGAACTTTGCCCGGACCGACTTCTATGATGGTTGTGACGTCGTTGTCGCATAAGTATTTCATGGTCTGGTACCATTTAACCGGAGCCGTGATTTGTTTAACCAGCAGATTACGAATTTGCTCCGGTGTTTCAGCCGGTTCGGCCGTCACATTGGCGATCACCGGCTGGAGCGGGGTGTTGAAATCCAGCTCTTCGAGATAATTTTTCATCGGCTCGGTCGCTGAGGCCATCAGCGGAGAATGAAACGCGCCGCCTACCTCAAGAATAATGGCTCGTTTGGCGCCCGCTTCCCTGGCGAGATGAGCCGCTTCCTCGACCGCCGGAACGGCGCCGGATACGGCTATTTGTATGGCTGAGTTAAAATTGGCCGGTATAACGACACCTTTGCTCGAGGCTTTTTGGCAAACTTGTTCTACCGTGTCCTCGTCCAAACCGAGTACGGCAGCCATGGTTCCGGGGTTAGTCTGACAGGCCTCTTCCATAAGAGTGGCGCGTTTGACAACGGCGCGGATAGCATCCTCGTAAGTCAGGACGCCGGTTACCGCCAGTGCGCCGTATTCGCCCAGCGAGTGCCCGCAGGCGAAGTCGAAATCCGGGATGTCCTCTCCGAGCACCGTCAGCATGGCGAGTGAATGCAGTAAAATCGCCGGTTGCGTGAAACGGGTTCGTTTAAGTTCCTCAGCGGGGCCTTCGAACGACAGCCTGGCGATGTCGGCATCCAGTTCTTCCGAGGCGAGTTCATACAACGCCCGGACCTCTTCTGATGAGTCATAAAGGTCTTTACCCATCCCCACGTATTGGGAAGCTTGTCCCGGGAAAAATAAAGCAGTCTTACTCATAAAATCCTACCATCTTAAGAGGGCTGCGCCCCAGATCATACCGCCGCCGAACGCAACCATCAGCACGTAATCGTCTTCCTTGATCCGGCCCCCGCGATTGGCTTCATCGAGAGCGATGGGGATGGAGGCCGCCGAGGTGTTCCCGTAGCGGTCGATGTTCAGGACTACGCGATCCTTGCCTACTTTGAGGCGCTTGGCGATGGCCTCAACGATCCTGATATTGGCCTGATGCGGTACGATTAGTGAGAGGTCCGCCGGGGTAATACCGGCCATCTCGATCACTCGCAGGGCGGCGTTGGTCATTTCGCGCACGGCCACCTTAAAAACTTCGGATCCTGCCATTCTGATTTTGTCGCTGCCGTCGAACGGAAAACCTTCCTCGATCGGATTGCGCGATCCGCCGTACGGAGCCCAGAGCCATTCACGCATTTTACCGTCGGACTTGATATATGAGGAGAGAATGCCGTTGCCGTTGTTGGTCGCCGTGACCACTGCCGCTCCGGCTCCGTCGCCGAAAAGGACACAGGTATTACGGTCGTTATAATTGGTCAGGCAAGACAGCTTTTCGACCCCTACAACCAGCACGTTCTTGTAGATGCCGCATTCGATATGGGCCTTAGCCATGGTCAGTCCGGTAATGAAGCCGGCACAGGCGGCAACGATATCAATAGCCGCGGCGTTAGGGAGATTCATTTTCTCCTGTACGCAGCAGGCCGTGGAGGGGACTCTAAAGTCGGGCGTAACGGTGGCGACGAGAACCAGGTCGATTTCTTCGCCGTTCATCCCGGCCATCTCGAGGGCAGCTTTGGATGCGGCTACGACCATGTCCGAAGTGGCCGTATCCTTGTCGGCAATCCGTCGTTCCTTGATACCGGTCCGAGCGACAATCCACTCGTCGGAGGTATCGACAATTTTCTCAAGTTCGGCGTTAGTCAGAATCCGAGGCGGAGTGTACGATCCCGTCCCGATTATTCTGGCCCTTATTTTTGGCTCCATTGATCTGTCCAAAATGATTGGTTTCCAATTCCTCGCGAATGCCTCCGACCACTTCCCGGTCGACCATATCATGGGCCACCCTGATCGCATTATAAATCGCCCGTGAACTCGAGGCTCCGTGGCAGATAATCACGACGCCGTTGACGCCCAGGAGCGGTGCTCCACCTGCTTCGGCATAGTCGAAGCGGTTACGCATGCGTTTCAAGAAAGGCAGCAACAGCACGGCGCCAATTCTCGAGAAAATGTTCGTTTGTATCTGATGCTGGATCGATTTAACCAGCATTGGCTGAATCGATTCAGCGAACTTCAGGAGAATGTTGCCGGTGAAACCATCGGTCACGGCTACATCCACCGTTCCTGAAAGTATATCACGCCCCTCAATGTTCCCCACAAAATTGATGGAGGAGTCTTTGAGCAGTCGGCGGGCGTTGAAAATAAGCTCGTTTCCCTTCGAGCGTTCTTCACCGATGGAAATTAATCCAACTCGGGGAGCTTCCTGGTTGAAACGGATGCCGTAGTATACGGAACCCATAATGGCGAACTGCGACAGGTGCACCGGCTTGCTGTCGGCGTTGGCGCCCACATCCAGCACGACGATCGGCCGACCGGTCCAGGTCGGAAAGACCGAAGTGATAGCCGGTCGCACTACTCCCTGGATCCGTCCCAGGGTCAGCAATGCGGTGCCCATGACGGCTCCGGTGTTGCCGGGCGAAACGAAAGCGTCGGCTTTTTTCCGGCGAACCAGCATAAGGCCGACTTTGATGGAGGAATCCCTCATGCGTACGCCGTCGCTGGCGGTTACGTACATCGGGACTTCCTCGTCGGCATGCACGACCGAGACATTGGTCGGAGGATCGGTCTCCTTTTGGAGAATCTCGTTAATCGTCTCGGAGCGTCCGACGAAAATAACATGAACCGCTTTGCCCATGCGACGGGCAGCCTCCAGCCCGCCGGCGATAATGCCGGCTTCACCGCTGTCGGAACCCATCACATCCAGGGCAATGGTATGTGTTCTGTCAGGCGTCATCGCTACCAGATTATGACGCAAGGCGTCGTTGATTCAACTATTACTTATGCTCCCTGGCCGGTATCGAGAACCTTACGGCCGTCGTAGTATCCACAACTGGGGCAGATATGGTGCGGCAGGCGGGCCTGGTGGCAGTGGGGACACTCCACCACGTTCGGCATGGACAGCTTCCAGTTGGTACGGCGCTTGCGTCCCCGCGTGCGGGAGTGCCGTCTTTTAGGTAATGCCATCGATTACTCCTTATTGTTCGAAAACATCTTTTTTTTCAAATCCGCAAGTTCGGACCAGCGAGGATCTGTTTCTTTCCGTTCGCAGTTGCAGTCGCCGTTATTAAGGTTTGCACCGCAGACCGAGCAGAGACCGCGACAGTCTTCGGAACAAAGCGGTTTCATATCGACACACAACAACAACGCTTGCCGAACCTGATCCGTGATATCGCACACGAGGTTCATACCATCGAACAGGACATAGTCTTCACTGTCGACGGCCTCCGACCGGAACGAATCATAATGGCTCCGGCTGCAGGCGATGAAATCCACATCAGCGACAACTTTCACTTCGAACGTACCCAGACAGCGGGCACATTCAAGGGTCATGGTCGCCGAGATTTCACCCCGACAAAAATATTCCTCGCCCGAGCGCTGAATCGACAGGTCGGCGAGGATCTGTCGAACACCCTCGATTGAATCATAATCCAGCTTGAACTCGCTCGGATTACCTTCAATCCGCTTTCGGGCGGGGAATTCGGCAAATTCCCTCAGGTCCAATATCACAGCCTCAAAGGGTAAGCAAAAGGGCCCGAAAAGTCAAGTGCAAAATATGGTTAAAAACCGATGACAGACAACGGCTTAGCCGCAAATAAAGGTCTCGGGGAGATCAGCTCAGGTGAGGTTTAACGGTTGTTATTGTTCAGAACGGGAGTAAAGAATATGTACTGTATGTTTATCGCGGCGATTCCTTTGTGCACCGATGTAATGCGTTGTCTTTTGAAAACATTTACTTGATCATGGCCAACACACAAGGTAGTTTCAACGTACTTTGTTCGATCCCGCCTAGAGTAGGACCTGACACCAAAGCCAGCTTTAGACGAAAAAATTATAGGGGATTTCGTAATGCCCTTTGAAGAGAAAATAGTCGTAACCAACGAAATTGTCGAAGTTACTCTGACCGGTCGTGTGACCAGTAATGATCTGCCCCGAGGCGGGAATTTCTTCGATAGATACGTGCAGCGCTGTAACGAAGAAAATACGATGAAACTCCTGATCGATCTGTCCGGTCTGTCACTGATAGTTGACCAGGGGGATCGCATGAAAGCGGGACTCGATGCCGCCGAATTCAAGGACATGGGATTACGGTTGGTTTTAGTTCTGCGCAAGGGACAGATCAGCGATGAACGTTACTTCGAAACGATTGCCTCGACACGAGGGGCATCGGCAATCACCGCTGAAAGTGTCGAAGAGGCTCGCGCCTGGCTCAACGCCGAAGAGTCTGACAGCAAATCAGCCTGATCATGTGTCATAAGCGATTGCCGCAGTTATCACGATGCGAAACAGTGCTTTTTACGCGGGGCGCTGTTGCTTGACTTTCCGGGCCGGATTGGCGATATTCGCCAAGACAATCGTGAAAAAAAGTACGTTTCTACGAAGCAGGAGACGGTATGAATATAGTTGTCCTGATCAAACAGGTTCCTGAAATCGCTCTGGTTAAAGTTAACGAAGCCGAAAACAAGGTCGATCTCCCGGCCGGTCCGGGGACGGTCAACCCGTTCGATGAATATGCGGTCGAGGAAGCGCTTCGTATGAAGGAAGCGCACGGCGGGACGGTATCGGTCATGACGGTCGGCAGTGACCGGGCTGAATCGGCCCTGCGAGCCTGTCTGGCGCTGGGTGTCGATGAGGCTTATCTGATTTCCGACGCGGCGTTCGAGGGCTCCGATCCGCAGGCGGTGGCGAAGATCGCGGCAGCCGGGATCAAGAAGCTCGGCGCCTATGATCTCATTCTGGCCGGTAAGCAGGCGATCGACTCCGACGCGGCCCAGGTGCCGGCGGCGGTGGCGGCGCATCTCGATCTGCCGCAGGCGATGTTCGTAAAGAAGTTCGAAACGATCGGCGATGGTAAGGCGACGGTGCAGCGCACAACTGAAGAAGGCCACGATGTGGTCGAGTTGACGCTTCCGGCGGTGGTGTCGGTCGTGAAGGAAATAAACGAACCGCGGCTGCCCTCGCTGAAGGGGAAAATGGCCGCCAAGAAAAAGACGATCAACAAATGGACCGCGGCCGATATCGGTATCGACGGCTCCGGTGTCGGCGCCAACTCCGGCACGAAAGTAACTAAGGTATCACCGCCCCCGCCGCGTCCCAAGGGCGAGATGATCGACGGCGAAACGGCCGAAGAGAAGGCCGACAAGCTGCTCGCGAAGCTCAAGGAGAAGCAGGTTCTCTGAGTCTCGCACGCTGATTTCAAAAAGCCGCCTCCTCGGGCGGCTTTTTTTGTGGGGAGGAGGGTCTTGTTCCTTTCCTCGTCCGGTGGCCCACCCGTCCACGGGTGGGATTATAGTCCCGTAGGGCGGGATCCCTGCGATCCCGCCTTTGCCGAGATGTGATGATCGATGATGTGGGCGGCAAACGTCCTCGTCTCTGCCCCATAATCATCACGAATCGTCCCATCTCACGTCTCCCCTGCGAAAGCAGGGGTCCATCTTCGAGTCCTCGTTTGGTGGCCCACCCGTCCACGGGTGGGATTATAGTGTGTACAAACCGGGTAGATAGGTAACAGATTAAATAGGCGACATAGGTGACAAGGAACTGTAGGTCGAAACCCCCGTCCCGCGAGGCGGGATCGCGAAGCGAGGTTTCGACAGGGTATCTGGTAGTGTTTCGGTGCCCCACCCCTCGGGTGGGATATTTCATGGTACAAACCGGGTAGATAGGTAACAGTCATGTAGCGCAGACTTCTTGGAACCTGCGAATATCCTAAGCTCAAGTGGTTGTCATGCCGGCGAAAGCCGGCATCCAGAGATGAGGGAGGGCGCAGAGCGCCCGAACATAACGCGAGGAATGGAAGATAGGCACCTGCTTTCGCAGGTGCGACGTTCTCCTGGGCAGGCTGCTGCAGGGGCAAACGAGACGTCTGCCGCCCACCAACACGGTTGGATTCTTCGCGAGATTGTTCACTTGAGTCAGATATGGGATACGCCGCGGTTGTACAGAGTAGAACGAGACGTCTGCCGTCCACCAACACTGATTTCCCACCCGAGGGGTGGGGCACCTTTCGGTCCGGTGGCCCACCCGTCCACGGGTGGGATTATAGTGCGTACAAACCGGGTACATAGGTAACAGTCATGTAGCGCAGACTTCTTGGAACCTGCGAATATCCTGTCGGTGATGTACCGGAAGAGATCACTTCCCAATACATGCCCGTGTTTCAAAATTGACAACGATATAATAGTCGCCTAGAATTCAGGCGATGAAATACCCTCGAATCCGATTAGCCGCCGCAGGTTTGCTTTTTGCATTGATCCTGCTCGCCGTCCTCGCCGTACCGGCTGGAGCCTCACATCTGGCTCGCCGAGCGTTGTGCGATGTCCGCGTCCTTTATTTGTTCGATGACCCGGACAAAATCGACTGGCCGACTCTTTACTATCTCAACGACCGGTACGGGTGCCGGATCGATCTGGCCTCGTTCGCCGGACGTGCCGTGCCCAGGGCGGAGGAGCTAGGTCTGAGCGACGCCGGTATTTTCCTGCACCGTTTCTGGCAGCCGGAATATACCGTAGCCGTCACCGACTCCCTCCTGAACGAAATGTTCAAAGAACGGCGGCCGGATGTCGTGATAATCGGCGATCTCGGTCGCAACGAAGCCGCCGCAACGGTAGCGGCCCGGCTGACCGATTTCGAGCCCGATCAGGTTTCCTTGTTCAACATCGTGAAAGTATATCGCGCGGTGAATCCTTCCGCCGACAGCGCCACGGTCGAAGCGGCCGTGCTGCTTAACAGCAACGAACTGGCCACGCGCTATCGTCTGCGTATGGAACGGGAAATTCCGCAGTTGTTCGACTGGTATCAGTTTGGCCTGGCCGACAACTTTTTCCTTTCACGATATCAACTGACCTCGACACGTCTGAAATACGAAGGGGCCGATGCCGATTTCCTGGCCGGTATGCAACCGTTGCGTCTGATCGGTCTGATCGACAGCCTTTTCACTCCCGGCCCGAGGCAGGAGACGCATAAACGGCAGGCAACGCAGTATGTCACGAAGATGCGCGGCTCGCTCGATCTGGAGGGCCAGCAGAAAGTCCAGGCGGTGCTCGACGCATATAAGGAGTTGCAGTATCTGAAACGGCCGGGACTGCTCGATCCAGCCGATGATGTTTCCGGTTATCGCGCTTATCTCGGACGGTTGATGGATCGCGCCGAGCGAGCGGCGCTGGTGGCGGCGGGAGTGAATTACGACGGTCGCCTGATCCTGCGCGACTCCCCGCACGGCCCGAAAGTTAAATTCCGCGTATCGCTGTCGGTTGACGGTCCCCGCGAAGTAAACCTTTCGGACATTCGCTTCGAACCCTATTGGGACACTATGGCGGTGGCGCTCG contains:
- the fabF gene encoding beta-ketoacyl-ACP synthase II, producing MRKRIVITGMGIVSPLGSTVDDTWQALLEGKSGVGEITRFDADGFATRIAAEVKDFDPSEFIDKRELRRMDRTEQFSVFSAEQALKNSGLDLDNIDKDRCGVVIGSGIGGIETFENQHGRFMSGGPGRVSPFFIPMMIVDMCAGLVSIRHGFRGPNYATVSACASSAHAISDAFHIIQRDEADIMIAGGAEAAITPTSIAGFCQARAMSTRNDEPQRASRPFDKERDGFVMGEGAATVILESLEHARARGAHIYAELLGTGMTADAHHITAPHPEGYGSSRAMEMALKNAGLKPEDIDYINTHGTATDLGDISETIAIKNVLGEHAKQIPCNSTKSAIGHLLGSAGALELIITIKSITDSMVHPTINLDYPDPLCDLDYVAEGKRAAEINYALSNSFGFGGHNACLVVGKFNGAA
- the acpP gene encoding acyl carrier protein gives rise to the protein MSVEEKVKELIVEQLGVEPGQVTDTAKFVDDLGADSLDTVELVMALEEEFGIEIPDEDAEKIVSVVDAVNYINEHSEK
- the fabG gene encoding 3-oxoacyl-[acyl-carrier-protein] reductase; translation: MDFKDKVAIVTGSARGIGRKIAEKLASLGARVVISDIDQSTVETVANEIGGSAIGIKANVTQVDDVTALFERVMEKFSRVDIVVNNAGITRDGLMIRMDPKDWELVLDINLKGSFLVTKTAAKIMMKQRYGRIVNISSIVGLIGNVGQTNYSASKAGLIGLTRSAARELAPRGITVNAVAPGFIETDMTAVLPEAARNAMLDKVALGRIGSADDVAAAVAFLASDDAAYITGQVLPVDGGMTMS
- the fabD gene encoding ACP S-malonyltransferase: MSKTALFFPGQASQYVGMGKDLYDSSEEVRALYELASEELDADIARLSFEGPAEELKRTRFTQPAILLHSLAMLTVLGEDIPDFDFACGHSLGEYGALAVTGVLTYEDAIRAVVKRATLMEEACQTNPGTMAAVLGLDEDTVEQVCQKASSKGVVIPANFNSAIQIAVSGAVPAVEEAAHLAREAGAKRAIILEVGGAFHSPLMASATEPMKNYLEELDFNTPLQPVIANVTAEPAETPEQIRNLLVKQITAPVKWYQTMKYLCDNDVTTIIEVGPGKVLSGLAKRDMRPEKSINLDTLADIETLSALAG
- a CDS encoding beta-ketoacyl-ACP synthase III, translating into MEPKIRARIIGTGSYTPPRILTNAELEKIVDTSDEWIVARTGIKERRIADKDTATSDMVVAASKAALEMAGMNGEEIDLVLVATVTPDFRVPSTACCVQEKMNLPNAAAIDIVAACAGFITGLTMAKAHIECGIYKNVLVVGVEKLSCLTNYNDRNTCVLFGDGAGAAVVTATNNGNGILSSYIKSDGKMREWLWAPYGGSRNPIEEGFPFDGSDKIRMAGSEVFKVAVREMTNAALRVIEMAGITPADLSLIVPHQANIRIVEAIAKRLKVGKDRVVLNIDRYGNTSAASIPIALDEANRGGRIKEDDYVLMVAFGGGMIWGAALLRW
- the plsX gene encoding phosphate acyltransferase PlsX, producing MTPDRTHTIALDVMGSDSGEAGIIAGGLEAARRMGKAVHVIFVGRSETINEILQKETDPPTNVSVVHADEEVPMYVTASDGVRMRDSSIKVGLMLVRRKKADAFVSPGNTGAVMGTALLTLGRIQGVVRPAITSVFPTWTGRPIVVLDVGANADSKPVHLSQFAIMGSVYYGIRFNQEAPRVGLISIGEERSKGNELIFNARRLLKDSSINFVGNIEGRDILSGTVDVAVTDGFTGNILLKFAESIQPMLVKSIQHQIQTNIFSRIGAVLLLPFLKRMRNRFDYAEAGGAPLLGVNGVVIICHGASSSRAIYNAIRVAHDMVDREVVGGIREELETNHFGQINGAKNKGQNNRDGIVHSASDSD
- the rpmF gene encoding 50S ribosomal protein L32, translated to MALPKRRHSRTRGRKRRTNWKLSMPNVVECPHCHQARLPHHICPSCGYYDGRKVLDTGQGA
- a CDS encoding DUF177 domain-containing protein; the protein is MDLREFAEFPARKRIEGNPSEFKLDYDSIEGVRQILADLSIQRSGEEYFCRGEISATMTLECARCLGTFEVKVVADVDFIACSRSHYDSFRSEAVDSEDYVLFDGMNLVCDITDQVRQALLLCVDMKPLCSEDCRGLCSVCGANLNNGDCNCERKETDPRWSELADLKKKMFSNNKE
- a CDS encoding electron transfer flavoprotein subunit beta/FixA family protein — translated: MNIVVLIKQVPEIALVKVNEAENKVDLPAGPGTVNPFDEYAVEEALRMKEAHGGTVSVMTVGSDRAESALRACLALGVDEAYLISDAAFEGSDPQAVAKIAAAGIKKLGAYDLILAGKQAIDSDAAQVPAAVAAHLDLPQAMFVKKFETIGDGKATVQRTTEEGHDVVELTLPAVVSVVKEINEPRLPSLKGKMAAKKKTINKWTAADIGIDGSGVGANSGTKVTKVSPPPPRPKGEMIDGETAEEKADKLLAKLKEKQVL